The following are encoded in a window of Saccharothrix longispora genomic DNA:
- a CDS encoding glycoside hydrolase family 16 protein, with product MFIAPKWLRRLNRRVARVNRQVARTWSGSVRRPAVVAVAVVTALAAGIGWAVVAGLGGDQAASAPAGVSARSEAPLPRAATSTPVPPASSSSAEPVPAPPPAPVVAPAGDPRSGGSPAPSGGEACGRFFDDFRYASSGDGRFTAAGWTARSESGGPGPRGARWSPGDITFPSVEGEQVAQLSASTDGTNAGTSQAELVQQERRFGHGTYASRVRFTDAPITGADGDHVMQAYLTITPLRGDDDPLYSQLSFTEYTPNGAWGGRDPLRSHASVHTIRSEPYEADQAVTSTPGGFGGWHTVVTQVGGGHVRYHVDGVLVADHVDDGKGRSVLPRQPMSLNYNLWFIDLEGHRGGVSTYVQQVDWTYYAQDELVAPADVQGQVAAHRAASSARVDTLRGGERTPPRCRS from the coding sequence ATGTTCATCGCGCCGAAGTGGCTCAGGCGGCTGAACCGGCGGGTCGCGAGGGTGAACCGACAGGTCGCGCGGACGTGGTCCGGGTCGGTGCGCCGGCCGGCCGTGGTCGCGGTCGCGGTGGTGACCGCCCTGGCCGCGGGGATCGGCTGGGCCGTGGTCGCGGGCCTCGGCGGCGACCAGGCCGCGAGCGCGCCGGCGGGCGTCTCCGCCCGCTCCGAGGCCCCGTTGCCGCGTGCCGCGACCTCCACCCCGGTTCCCCCCGCGTCCTCCTCGTCCGCCGAGCCCGTTCCCGCGCCACCGCCCGCACCCGTCGTCGCGCCGGCCGGTGACCCCCGGTCCGGCGGTTCCCCGGCGCCCTCCGGCGGCGAGGCGTGCGGTCGGTTCTTCGACGACTTCCGCTACGCCTCCAGCGGCGACGGGCGGTTCACCGCGGCCGGGTGGACGGCGCGGTCCGAGTCGGGCGGACCCGGGCCGCGGGGTGCGCGCTGGTCACCGGGCGACATCACCTTCCCGTCCGTCGAGGGCGAGCAGGTCGCCCAGCTCAGCGCCTCCACCGACGGGACGAACGCCGGCACCAGCCAGGCCGAGCTCGTGCAGCAGGAGCGCCGGTTCGGCCACGGCACCTACGCCAGCCGCGTCCGGTTCACCGACGCACCGATCACCGGCGCGGACGGCGACCACGTCATGCAGGCGTACCTCACGATCACGCCGCTGCGCGGCGACGACGACCCGCTCTACAGCCAGCTGAGCTTCACCGAGTACACCCCCAACGGGGCGTGGGGCGGGCGCGACCCGCTGCGCAGCCATGCGAGCGTCCACACGATCCGGTCGGAGCCCTACGAGGCCGACCAGGCCGTCACCTCGACCCCGGGGGGCTTCGGCGGGTGGCACACGGTCGTCACCCAGGTAGGCGGGGGACACGTGCGGTACCACGTGGACGGTGTGCTGGTCGCCGACCACGTGGACGACGGAAAGGGGCGCTCGGTGCTGCCCCGTCAGCCGATGTCGTTGAACTACAACCTGTGGTTCATCGACCTGGAGGGCCACCGCGGCGGGGTCAGCACGTACGTCCAGCAGGTCGACTGGACCTACTACGCCCAGGACGAGCTCGTCGCGCCCGCCGACGTGCAGGGGCAGGTCGCCGCCCACCGCGCCGCGAGCTCCGCCCGGGTGGACACGCTGCGCGGAGGCGAGCGGACACCGCCGCGTTGCCGTTCCTGA
- a CDS encoding SDR family NAD(P)-dependent oxidoreductase, with product MNDEAYRDKVALVTGAAHGIGAAVARRLAGGGARVVVADLDAEAGAAVADEIGGLFVPCDVRAAGDSAAAVEAAVEEFGGLDIACLNAGVVTGGDGGFDVEHYREVFAVNVDGVVYGVQAALPALRARGGGRIVAVASLAGLVPVPFDPFYGASKAAVVNYVRSLAPLIAHEGIRLNAFCPSFTDTTAIDGFRGFIRDAGLPVMEVATVVDAVESVLASPGTGEAWYVQSGRPSEPMAFASPPDPVPTA from the coding sequence GTGAACGATGAGGCGTACCGGGACAAGGTCGCGCTGGTCACCGGTGCCGCGCACGGCATCGGCGCGGCGGTCGCGCGCAGGTTGGCGGGCGGTGGCGCGCGCGTGGTGGTCGCCGACCTGGACGCCGAGGCGGGCGCGGCCGTCGCCGACGAGATCGGTGGCCTGTTCGTCCCGTGCGACGTGCGCGCGGCAGGCGACAGCGCAGCCGCGGTCGAGGCGGCCGTAGAGGAGTTCGGGGGACTGGACATCGCGTGCCTGAACGCCGGTGTGGTGACCGGTGGTGACGGCGGGTTCGACGTCGAGCACTACCGCGAGGTCTTCGCCGTGAACGTCGACGGCGTCGTCTACGGCGTCCAGGCGGCCCTGCCGGCCCTGCGGGCGCGCGGTGGCGGGCGGATCGTGGCGGTGGCGAGCCTGGCCGGGCTGGTGCCCGTGCCGTTCGACCCGTTCTACGGCGCCAGCAAGGCGGCCGTCGTGAACTACGTGCGGTCGCTGGCGCCGCTGATCGCCCACGAGGGCATCCGCCTGAACGCGTTCTGCCCGTCCTTCACCGACACCACGGCCATCGACGGCTTCCGCGGTTTCATCCGAGACGCGGGCCTGCCGGTGATGGAGGTCGCGACCGTCGTCGACGCGGTGGAGTCGGTCCTGGCCTCACCGGGAACCGGCGAGGCCTGGTACGTCCAGTCCGGGCGGCCCAGCGAACCGATGGCCTTCGCCTCCCCGCCCGACCCCGTTCCCACGGCCTGA
- a CDS encoding type VII secretion system-associated protein, whose product MEADADVENWFLLMDPSWEPQTEDEAPPLEAVVGLWPVKPDGALGPFRTNPGYLPSNPDSPADPMDAMLRLVISGDAEVEQFQLLMRDSLFDIAMNGDDRPLVMRSPDDVPCVVIATSEVHRLRVSSPDWRRIDLVELVNMLADDVDVLFNPGGPASVRLVGDFMRRALALSDEEAGATYQRFHGGQSLEVLPWEVPPVPGGRTATETTTEPEFATIAATAEPEFTTTEPAADESAPPTAVPRPEA is encoded by the coding sequence GTGGAGGCGGACGCCGACGTCGAGAACTGGTTCCTGCTGATGGACCCCTCGTGGGAACCGCAGACCGAGGACGAGGCGCCGCCCCTGGAAGCCGTGGTGGGCCTGTGGCCGGTGAAGCCGGACGGCGCCCTCGGTCCCTTCCGGACCAACCCCGGCTACCTGCCCTCGAACCCCGACTCGCCGGCCGACCCGATGGACGCGATGCTGCGGTTGGTGATCAGCGGTGACGCCGAGGTCGAGCAGTTCCAGCTGCTGATGCGCGACTCGCTGTTCGACATCGCCATGAACGGCGACGACCGCCCGCTGGTGATGCGCTCGCCGGACGACGTGCCCTGCGTGGTGATCGCCACCTCCGAGGTGCACCGCCTGCGCGTCAGCTCCCCGGACTGGCGGCGGATCGACCTGGTCGAACTGGTGAACATGCTGGCCGACGACGTGGACGTGCTGTTCAACCCCGGCGGCCCGGCCTCCGTGCGACTGGTCGGCGACTTCATGCGCCGGGCCCTCGCCCTGTCCGACGAGGAGGCGGGCGCGACCTACCAGCGCTTCCACGGCGGGCAGTCGCTGGAGGTGCTGCCCTGGGAGGTGCCGCCGGTCCCGGGCGGCCGGACCGCCACCGAGACCACCACCGAGCCGGAGTTCGCCACCATCGCCGCCACCGCCGAGCCGGAGTTCACCACCACCGAGCCGGCGGCCGACGAGAGCGCCCCTCCGACGGCCGTTCCCCGCCCCGAAGCCTGA